In Roseicyclus marinus, the genomic window ACGGCGAAAATAGATGCTGACGCGCGGCCCGCTTCGCGGCAAGCTGGTGGCGCGCCGGAGGTCGGACGGGGAGGTTCGGCCACGCGCGCCCTTGGGAGGACAGATGGCGATGGCATTGGACGAGTTGCAAAAGCCCAACATCGGCACGCCGGATTACGCGCGGGGCGCGGTGTCGACCGGGCGCAAGCTTTGGGCGGTCCTGACGACGGTGGGGTTCGGCCTGTTCTGGGTCGCGGGCTTGTTCCTGGCGGCCAGCGTGATCGGCGGGCAGCCGATAGCCTGGGGCATGGTGGTGCTGTGCGGCCTGGGATTGGCCGTGGGCATCTACGGGCGGCGCCGGGTCGAATTCGGCTGAGGCCGCAGGCCACCAACATATCGGACAAGCAGGCAGGCATTAAGCGCCGGGGCGGGATGCCCTGTCGTGGGCGTCATGCTGCGCAAGGGAAGGGGAGCGGCGATGTTCTATCGTGAGGCCGGCGATTTCAAGACGAGCTACACCGCGGACAACCAGACCTTTCCGATCCGGTTCGACCGCTACCGCTATTACATCGTGCTGGCCATCGGTGCGGGGATCATCCCCTTTGTCATCACCGATTACTGGGCGAGCGCCATCCTGATCCCCTTTGTCATCTATGCCATCGCGGCCATCGGGCTGAACATCCTGACGGGCTATTGCGGGCAGGTGTCCTTGGGCACGGGCGGGTTCATGGCGGTGGGGGCCTATACCTCCTACAAGCTGATGACGGCCTTTCCGGGGCTCGACATGATCACGATCACGCTTTTGTCGGGGGCGATGACGGCGATGGTGGGGCTGGCCTTCGGCCTGCCGTCGCTCAGGATCAAGGGGTTCTACCTGGCCGTTGCGACGCTGGCGGCGCAGTTCTTTCTGGTCTGGGTCTTCAACAAGGTGCCGTGGTTCTACAATTATTCCGCCTCGGGCCAGATCAACGCGCCCGAGCGGTTGATCCTGGGCCAGGCGGTCACGGGACCCAATGCCGAGGCCTGGGCGAAATACCTGTTCTGCCTTTTGTTCCTGTTCGTGCTGGCCTGGGTTGCGCGCAACCTGACGCGGGGCGCGATGGGGCGGCAGTGGATGGCGATCCGGGACATGGACATCGCCGCAGAGATCATCGGGGTGAACCCGCTCAAGGCGAAACTGTCGGCTTTCGCGGTCTCGTCCTTTTACGTGGGCATCTCGGGGGCGCTGTTGTTCACCGTCTACCTGGGCGCGGTCGAGGTGGGCGAGGCCTATGGCATCCAGAAATCCTTTCTCGTGCTGTTCATGATCATCATCGGCGGCCTTGGATCGATCTTTGGCAGTTTCGCGGGCGCGGCGTTCATGGTGCTTTTGCCGGTCGCGCTGAAGGTTCTGCTTGTCGACACGATGGGCTGGGATACGGCGCTGGCCACCCATTTCCAGTTCGTGATCGTGGGCTTTTTGATCATGTTCTTCCTGATCGTCGAGCCGCATGGATTGGCGCGGCTTTGGGCGCTGATGAAGGAGAAGCTGAGATTGTGGCCCTTCCCGCATTGAGCGGGAGGCGCGGGCGACGCTTGCCCGCCACAGGATGCGGCCCGCGCGGGGAGGCGGGGGCTGCCAAGCGAGAAACCCGGCATCGAACCGGGGCGAGAGACAAGATCGGATCAACCCAAGGGAGGATAACCCCGATGAAGAAACTGCTTACCACGGTCGCCGCCGGTGCCATGCTGGCCACCCCGGCATTCGCCGACCTGATGTTCCCCGACCTGTCCTATCGGACCGGCCCCTTTGCCGCCGGCGGCATCCCGTTCTCGGATGGCTACCAGGATTACTTCACGCTGCTCAATCAGCGTGACGGCGGCATCGGCGGCGTGCCGGTGCGGGTGGTGGAATGCGAAACCGCCTACAACACCGAGCGCGGCGTGGAATGCTACGAGGCGACCAAGGGCGATGGCGCGCTGGTCTATCAGCCGCTGTCGACCGGCATCACCTATCAGCTGATCCCGCGCGCGACCGCAGATGGCATCCCGCTGCACACGATGGGCTATGGCCGGACATCCGCCGTGAACGGCGAAATCTTCAGCCACGTGTTCAACTACCCGGCGAATTACTGGGACGCGGCCTCGGTCATGATCAACGTGCTGCTGGAAGAAAACGGCGGCTCGCTCGAGGGCAAGACCATCACGCTCCTTTACCACAACTCGGCCTATGGCCGTGAGCCGATCCGCACGCTGGAGACGCTGGCAGCCCAGCACGGCTTCACCCTGACGCAGATCGCGGTCGACAGCCCCGGCCAGGAGCAGGGCAACCAGTGGCTGCAGATCCGCCGCGAACGGCCCGATTACGTGCTGTTCTGGGGCTGGGGCGTGATGAACCAGGTCGCCATCCAGGAAGCGATCAACATCCGCTACCCGCTGGAGAATTTCATCGGGAACTGGTGGGCGGGTGCCGATCATGACGTGGCCTCGGCGGGCGAGGCGGCAGCCGGTTACCGCGCGCTGAACATGAACCGTCTGGGCGACATGCCGGTCTTCGCGGAGATCCAGCAGCATGTGATCGATGCGGGCCTTGCCGCGGGCGACGGCACGAACCTGGGTTCGGTGCTTTATACGCGGGGCATGTATGCCGCGATGCTGGCCGCCGAGGCCGCGCGCACGGCGCAGGAGATCCATGGCGTCGGTGACATCACGCCCGCGATGATGCGCGACGGGATGGAAGCGCTGGTCATGACCAATGCCCGGATGGAAGAGCTGGGCATGCCGGGCGTCGGGCCGGAATTCGCGGTGAGCTGCGCCGATCACGGCGGCACCGGCCAGGCGATCATGACCCAGTGGAACGGGACGGAATGGGTCACGCTGACCGATTTCATCTCGCCCGATGACAGCGTGACGGGGCCGCTGGTTCTGGAGGATTCGGCAGCATACGCCGCCGAGGCCGGGATCGAGGCGCGCACCTGCCCGGCGAGCTGAGGCCAAACCCCGGCGGCGGCGCGGGCCGTCGCCGCCGGGAGTTGCATATTTTTGGAAAGATGAAGGTGGGGGTGGGTCACCGACTTTGACCGCCCGTTAACCTTAACCGGATGTGACCGCGCCCTGACGGGTGTTCGAGAGGGGGAGAGCCCGGACATGCTGGACCAGCCTGTGGAGAGCCATGGCGATGGCGTCGCGCCGGAACTGTCGGGGGCGGAGACGCTTCTGGAGGTCACCAATATCGAGGTGATCTACAACCATGTGATCCTGGTGCTGAAGGGCGTGAGCCTGAAGGTGCCGAAAGGCGGCATCACCGCGCTGCTTGGCGGCAATGGCGCGGGCAAGACCACGACGCTCAAGGCGATTTCCAACCTGCTCCATTCCGAGCGCGGCGAGGTGACCAAGGGGTCGATCACCTATCGCGGGGAAAGGGTGCAGGACCTCTCGCCCTCGGAACTGGTGGAGCGCGGCGTGATCCAGGTGATGGAGGGGCGGCATTGCTTCGAGCATCTGACGGTCGAGGAGAACCTCTTGACCGGAAGCTACACGCGCAAGGACGGAAAGGGCGCGATCGCAGCCGACCTGGAGATGGTCTACCAGTATTTCCCGCGCCTGAAGGAGCGGCGGACGAGCCAGGCGGGCTATACGAGCGGCGGTGAGCAGCAGATGACGGCGATCGGGCGGGCGCTGATGTCGCGGCCCGAGACGATCCTGCTCGACGAGCCGTCGATGGGGCTGGCGCCGCAGCTGGTCGAACAGATCTTCGACATCGTGAAGCGGTTGAACGAGGAGCAGGGGGTGACGTTCCTGCTGGCCGAGCAGAACACCAACGTGGCGCTGCGCTTTGCGCATTACGGCTACATCCTCGAATCGGGGCGGGTGGTGATGGATGGCCCGGCGGCCGATCTGCGCGAGAACCCGGATGTGAAGGAATTCTATCTCGGCATGTCCGAGGAAGGCCGCAAGTCGTTCCGAGACGTCCGCAGCTACCGGCGGCGCAAGAGGTGGTTGAGCTGATGCTGGACGAGAACCGCAAACATTATGACGCGCTGGAGACGCGCAGCGCGGACGAGCGCGCCGCCGATCAGCTGGTGGGGGTGAACGCGCAGCTGGCCTCGCACGGGATGGCGGCGCTGTCGTCGCTCGCGGACCTGGCGGGGCTGCCGGTTTTGCGCAAGTCCGAGCTGGTGGCGCGGCAGGCCGAGCAGCCGCCCTTTGGCGGATTGCCGGTCACGAATCTGGCCCATGTCTTCCAGAGCCCGGGGCCGATCTACGAGCCGGGCGGGGTCAGCCATGACTGGTGGCGGATGGGGCGGTTCCTGCATGCGGTGGGGATCGGACCGGGCGACGTGGTGCAGAATTGTTTCGGCTACCATCTGACGCCTGCGGGCATGATCTTCGAGAGCGGGGCGCGGGCCGTGGGGGCGGCAGTGCTGCCTGCGGGCGTGGGCCAGACCGAGTTGCAGGTGCGCGCGGCGCGCGATGTGGGCTGCACCGCCTATGCGGGCACGCCCGATTACCTGAAGGTGATTCTCGACAAGGCCGAGGAGATGGGGGTGGCCCTGTCCTTTACCCGCGCGGCCGTGGGCGGTGGCGCGCTGTTTCCATCGCTGCGCAAGGAATATGCCGATCGCGGGATTGCCTGTCTGCAATGCTATGCCACCGCCGACCTGGGCAATATCGCCTATGAGAGCGAGGCGATGGAGGGAATGATCGTCGACGAGGGCGTGATCGTGGAGATCGTGCGCCCCGGCACGGGCGACCCGGTCGCGCCGGGCGAGGTGGGCGAGGTGGTGGTGACCACGCTGAACCCCGATTACCCGCTGATCCGCTTTGCGACCGGTGATCTGTCGGCGGTGATGCCGGGGGAAAGCCCCTGCGGGCGGACCAACATGCGGATCAAGGGCTGGATGGGGCGGGCCGACCAGACCACGAAGATCAAGGGCATGTTCGTGCGTCCCGAACAGGTGGCCGAACTGGTCGCGCGTCATCCCGAGGTCCGCCGCGCCCGCGTCATCGCGAGCCGCGAAGGCGAGATGGACGTGATGAAAGTGCAGGTCGAGGCCGAGGGGATCGGCGCGGCGGAATTGTCGGACAGCGTGGCCGCCGTGTTGAAACTGCGCGGGCAGGTGGAGATCGTGGCGCCCGGAAGCCTGCCCAATGACGGCAAGGTGATCGACGATCAACGAAAGTACGACTGATCCGGACCGGGTGTTATCGGTTAACCGGGGCGGGCCATGCTACCCCTCTGGCAAGATGAAACCCTAGCCGGAGACCTGTTCCATGCGTGCCCTGTTGCCCGTCGCCCTGTGCCTGCTTGCCGCCCCTGCGGCGCTGGCCGATACCGCGCTGCTGATCGCCAATACGCGCCATGACCACGGCCAATCCTTGCGGCAGGCCGACGAGATCGCCGCGCTGGACCGGTCGTTGACCGAGGCCGGGTTCGAGGTGATCGTGGTCGAGAACGGCACCGCGGAGGCGATGGGCGCGGGGCTGTCGGCCTTGATCGAAGCGGGGGAGACCGAGCGGCTGTTCATCGCGCTGGCCGGCCATGTCGTGCGGTCGCAAAGGGGCACATGGATTCTCGGCACGGAGGCGGATGCGCCCGATCTTGCCAGCGTGGGGCGGCAGGGTCTGTCGCTTGACGTGATCCTGGAGGTTGCGGGGCAGGTGCCGGGGCGCTCCATCGTGCTGATCGGGACGGAGCCGCGCGGGATCGAGACGGGCGAGGGGCTGGGCCGGGGGCTGGGGCCGATCGATGCGCCGCAAGGTGTGACCGTGATCTCGGGTGCGCCGGACGATCTGGCGGAGTTCACGCGGGATGCGGTTCTGCGCCCCGGTGTCGATCTTGCCGCCGCCCTTGAGGCTGCGGGCAACCTGCGCAGCCACGGCTTTCTGTCGGCGGCCCTGCCGTTTCTGGGGGCGGAGGCGGATGTTCCCCCGCCTGCGGGTCCGTCGCCGGAGGAAACCGCCCTGTGGCAGGCGGCGCGGGATTTGAACACGGCGGGCGCTTATGACGCCTATCTCGTGCGCTATCCGCAAGGTGCCCATGCCGCGGAGGCGCGGACGGCACTGGCGGCCTTGGCCGCGCAACCGGTCGATCCGCTGGCCGAGGCCGAGGCGGTGGAGAGCGCGCTGAACCTGAACCGGGCGGCGCGTCAGCAGATCCAGCGCGATCTGACGATCCTCGATTACAACACGCGGGGGATCGACGGCATTTTCGGCCCCGGCACGCGCGGCGCGATCCGGGCGTGGCAGGAAGCGTCGGGGCAGGAGGCGACCGGGTTCCTGACGGAGCGGCAGATCGGGCGCTTGCGCGAGGCGGCGGCGCAGCGCGCGGCGGAACTGGAGGACGAGGCGCGGCGTCAGCGCGAGGCGCAGGAGCTGGCCGACCGCGCCTTTTGGCAGGCGATCGGGCAGGGACAGGACGAAGCGGGACTGCGCAGTTACCTCGAGCGGTTTCCACGCGGGCTTTATGCCGATGTCGCGCGCGCGCGGCTGGAGGATATCGAGGCGGCGCGGCGTGCGGAGGCGGAAGCCGAGGAGCGGGACGCCTGGGACGCGGTGCGGCGGGAGGATTCGGTCGGGGCCTACCGGAGCTATCTTCAAGCCTATCCGAGCGGCTTGTTCGTACCGGCCGCGCGGGCGCGGATCGCGGAGATCGAATCGGGTCTGAGCCCCGAGGCACAGGCCCGTGCCGAGCAGGTCGAGGCGGCGCTGAACCTTGCCCAGCCCGTGCGGGTGCTGGTCGAACAGCGCCTGGCGGCGGTGGGTCTTGATCCGGGGCGGGCCGATGGGGTGATCGACCGCCAGACGCGCATCGCGATCCGGGCCTATCAGGAGGGGCGGGGATTGGCCCCGACGGGGTATCTGGACCAGATCACGGTCGTGCGGCTTTTGGCCGAGGCGATCGGTGGTCGTCTTTTCGATTGAGATAGGTGAGACGCACCGAAACGAAAAAGGCCGCCCAGAGGGGCGGCCCGTTTCAATCCTGCTTGCGCGGTCTCAGCCCTGGCGGGCCTTGTACCGGCGCTGGGTCTTGTTGATCACGTAGACCCGGCCCTTGCGGCGCACGACGCGGCAGTCGCGATGGCGCTCTTTGAGCGAGCGGAGCGAGTTCTTGACCTTCATGGCCTGTCTCCTTCGTCGCGGCGCGGCGATGCGCCTTGGGTTGCTGTCTGGCCCCGGATGGGACCGGCGAAATCTGTTCCCGTTTCCGGGATGGTGGGCGGTACTGGGATCGAACCAGTGACCCCTACGATGTCAACGTAGTGCTCTACCGCTGAGCTAACCGCCCGATATCCCGTGAAGCGCCGCGCCCATGCCCAAGACCCTGAGGCCCGAGACGGTGGCGCACCGCTAGGGTGAGCGGTCTATAGAAGGATTGGGGGGGTGGTTCAAGGGCTTTTGGCTTGGCGGGAAATCCCGCTATATCATGGTGGGACAGAGCTTGAACGGAATGCGCATGCACCCGCCCTATCGTGTTGATCGACCGCGCCGCATCCTGACGCCGGTGGTGGTGGCCTCGCCGCATTCGGGACGGCATTACCCCGCCGAATTCCTGCGCGCGAGCGTGCTGGACGAGCGCGCGATAAGGTCTTCGGAAGATGCCTTCATGGACATGCTGGTGGAGGAAGCACCGCGTCTTGGCGCGCCGGTGATCGCGGCGGAATATCCACGCGCCTGGCTCGATCTGAACCGCAGCCCGGAAGAGATGGACCCCGCCGTGGTCGAGGGCGTGGGACGGGTGGTGCAGACGCCGCGCATCTCGTCTGGGCTGGGGGTGATTCCCCGCGTGGTCGCCAATGGGCGCGCCATCTATCGCGGCAAGTTGAGCCGGGCTGAGGCGGAGGCGCGTATCGCGCAGGTCTGGCGGCCCTATCACGGGGCGCTCGATGGATTGCTGGGCGAGGCGGAGGCGGAATTCGGCGAATCCGTGCTGCTCGATTTCCATTCCATGCCGCATGAGGCGCTCGACAGCGTGAGCCGTCCCGGCCAGCGGCGGCCCGAAGTGGTGCTGGGGGACCGGTTCGGGGCCTCGGCCTCGGGCGAGATCGTCGAGGCGCTGGAGGCGGGATTCGCGGCCGAGGGGCTTTGCGTGATCCGCAACGCGCCTTTTGCCGGGGCTTTCGTGACGCAGCATTACGGGCGACCGTCGCGCGGGCGTCATGCGGTGCAGGTCGAGATCGACCGGTCGCTGTACATGAACGAACGGACCCTGCGGCCCAATGCCGATTTCGACGCGGTCAAGCGGATCGTGACGCGGGTGATCGAGCGGGTGATCGCGGCGCGGCCCGGTCGGGTGGCGCTGGCTGCCGAATAGGTGGTCAGGGCGGAGGGGGGCCAGCCCCCCGTCGCGTTCCGCGACTCCCCCCGGAGTATTTTGGAAAGCAAAGATGGCGGGGGTCAGCGCAGGGCGCGGCCCTTGAGGATCGCGTCGTCACCGAAGCGTTTGCGGATCGCATCGGTGGCGCGTTCGGCGGCGGTGCGGCGGGCGGCCTGCGGATCGAGGAGGTCGCCTTCGCGGTCTGCGGTCGCGGCGGGGACGAGATCGGACAGGCCGACGCCGATGAGCCGGTAGGGATGTTGGTGATCGGTCTGGTCGTAAAGCGCGCGGGCGTTGCGGTAGATGCGATCGGCGATCTGGGTGCCGTCGGGCAGCGAGAAGCGGCGAGTCAGGAGCCGGAAATCGGCGCGCTTGAGCTTGAGCGTGATGGTGCGGCCGGCGAGCCCCTTGGCCTTGGCCCGGTCGGCGATCTTTTCCGACAGCCGCCAGATATGGCCGTCGAGCAGGTCGGGATCGGCGATGTCGTCGGCGAAAGTGGTTTCGTTGGAGATGGATTTCACCGCGCGGTCGCGGGCGACGCGGCGGTCATCCTGACCCCTCGCCAGGTGCCAGAGGCGGTCGCCCATGGCGCCGAAGCGGGCCTGGAGATCGGCGCGGTCCCAGCGGCGGAGGTCCGCGAAGCTGCGGATGCCGATCTTGTCGAGGCTGGCCTGCCCGGCGGCGCCGATGCCCCAGATCATGCGCACGGGTTTGTCGCGCAGGAAATCCATGGTTTCGGCGCGGCCGATCACGGAAAAGCCGCGCGGCTTGTCGAGGTCGGAGGCGAGCTTGGCGAGGAATTTGTTGTGCGACAGTCCGATGGAGCCGGTGATGCCCAGTTCGGTCTGCATCCGTTTGACGAGGCGGGCCAGAAGCACGGCGGGGGGCGCGCCATGCAGCCGCGCGGTGCCGGTGAGATCCATGAAGGCTTCGTCGAGCGAGAGGGGTTCGATGGCAGGGGTCAGATCCTCCATCATGGCGCGGATCTGGCGTGAGACCTCGGCATAGACCTCCATCCGGCCCCGGACCACCACCGCCTCTGGGCAGAGTTTGAGCGCCTGGAACATCGGCATGGCCGAGCGCACGCCCTTGATCCGGGCGATGTAGCAGGCGGTGGAGACGACCCCGCGCCGACCGCCGCCGATGATGACGGGTTTGTCGCGGAGGTCGGGATTGTCGCGTTTTTCGACCGAGGCGTAGAAGGCATCGCAATCCATATGGGCGATGGAGAGGTCCCAAAGCTCGGGATGGGCAATGAGGCGCGGGCTGGCGCAGGCCGGGCAGCGCCGCGCGCTGTCGAATTGGGTCAGGCAATCGCGGCACAGGCTGGGCATGGGCGGATCATACCCGCGCCGACAGGGCGGCGGAAGGTGCTGCGGGGGAGGCACTTTCGGGAAATCCACCGGTCGCGCGCTGCATTTTCGCCTAGAATACCGGGGGAAGTGGTCGCATTATTTCGGCCATGAAACCCGAGGATCAACCCGCGAGGCCTGCCATGGATGCGCTGACCAACGAGATTTTTGGCGGGAGCCTCGTGGTGCTGCTGCTCGCGCTGTTCATCATACTGTGCATCTTTCTGGCGATCCGGATCGTGCCGCAATCCGAACAGCATGTGGTCGAACGCTTCGGGCGGCTGAAATCGGTGCTGGGGCCGGGGATCAATTTCATCGTCCCCTTTCTGGACAAGGTGGCGCATCGGGTTTCGATCCTGGAGCGGCAATTGCCCAATGCGAGTCAGGATGCGATCACGCTCGACAACGTGTTGCTGGTGGTCGAGACGAGCGTGTTCTACCGCGTGCTGGAGCCCGAAAAGACCGTCTACCGGATCCGCGACGTGGATGCGGCGATTGCCACGACGGTTGCGGGGATCGTCCGGGCCGAGATCGGCAAGATGGAACTGGACGAGGTGCAATCGAACCGCGCCAGCCTGATCGCGAGGATCAAGGAAAGCGTCGAGGGCGCGGTGAATGATTGGGGGATCGAGGTGACGCGGGCCGAGATCCTGGATGTGGGTCTGGACCAGGCGACACGGGACGCGATGTTGCAGCAGCTCAACGCCGAACGGGAGCGGCGGGCCGCCGTGACCCGGGCAGAGGGGCAGAAGCGAGCGGTGGAACTGGCCGCCGATGCGGAGCTTTACGCAGCCCGCCAGCAGGCCGAGGCGCGCCGGGTCGAAGCCGATGCCGAAGCCTATGCCACGGGCGTCGTGGCCGAGGCCATCGCCAAGGGCGGGCTTGAGGCGGTGCAATACAATGTCGCCCTGGAACAGGTGCGCGCCATTGCGCAGGTCGCCAAGGGGCAGGGAAGCCAGACGATCATCGTGCCCGCCGATGCGGTGGATGCCTTTGGCAAGGCGTTCCAGATGCTCAAGGGGCGTGGCTGATGTGGTGGGCGGCCTGGTGGGTCTGGGGTGCCGCTGCGGTGGCGCTCGCGATCGGGGAAACGCTGCTGCCGGGCTTTGTCCTGTTGGGATTCGCGCTGGGCGCGGGCGTGGTGGCGGGATTGCTGGCCCTGGGCCTGTCGGTATCCCTGCCGGGTCTTTTGCTGGTCTTTGCAGTGGTGTCGCTGGGATCGTGGCTGGTGCTGCGGCGCTGGGCCGGGGTCTACCGGGGGCAGGTGAAGACCTTTGACCGGGACATCAACGAGGATTGAGCGCGGTCAGCCCGTGCGGTGAGATGCCCGTTCAGGGCAATTCGGACAGGATCGCGCGGGCGGCGGCGGCGGGGTCTTCGGCCTGCCAGACGGGGCGGCCCACCACGATGTGATCGGCGCCTGCGGCGATGGCGGCGGCGGGTGTCGCGATCCGTTTCTGGTCACCCTTGTCGCTGCCCGAGGGGCGCACACCCGGTGTGACGATCAGCCGACCTGCGGATTGCGGCAGGGCGCGGATCATCGCCGCCTCGTGCGGGGAGGCGATCACGCCATCGGCCCCGGCCTCGAAGGCGCGGGTGGCGCGGGTGGTCACGATCTCGGCCATGTCGCCCGGCACGATCAGGTTCGCATCCAGATCGGCGCGGTCGTTCGAGGTGAGGATCGTCACCGCAAGGATTTTCAGATCCTTGCCCGATGCGCCCTGTTTGGCGGCGGCGACCACCTGCGGGTCGCCATGGACGGTCAGGAAATCGAGGTCATAGGCCGCGATCCCGCGCACGGCCTTTTCCACGGTCGCGCCGATGTCGAAGAATTTCATGTCGAGAAAGATGCGCTTGCCATGTTCCTGCTTGAGTTCATTGGCGAGTGCGAGGCCGCCACCGGTCAGCATGCCCAGCCCGATCTTGTAGAACGAGACCGCGTCGCCGATCCGTTCGGCCATTGCCAGACCCTGAAGGGCGTTGTCGACGTCGAGGGCGACGATCAGGCGGTCATCTGCGGGGGGCGTGGCAAGGGGCCGGGACATGGAGCGATACCTCTGGCTGGATCGGGTCGTCCCTGACCCGCAGGTGATCGCTTGTCAACAGGCGCTGCCGGTGCTGATATCGTGCAAGTGCCGTGAGTATGAGTGTGACGATGCGGATTTCGATCGAGTATGAACGCCCTGCGGATGGGCCCGGTTCGGGGCCGGTCACGGTGGGATGGCTGCGCGACATCCAGAAGGGTGGGGTTCTGTATGATCCGCCCGAGCGTCTGGTCAGCCGCGACGTGAGCCGCACGCATGCCAAATCCGCCGCGCGCTGTCCGGCGGTGATCCAGATGGAAAGCCGGTATTTCCAGGTCTCGTGCCCCTTTGACCTGCGGCTGGGGTTCACGCGGGACGCCGAGGGCAAGCCGGCCCTGGTGAACCGCGCGGGGACAGGATCGGCGATCCGGGGGTCCAAGATCGCCGGGCTGGTCAGCCTCGTGAACGAGGTGGAGTGGCGCTATCCCGACAGGCCGACGATCCAGTTGAATCTGCCCTATATCTTTCTGGCCGATGAGCCGGTCCATATCACGCAGCTTGCGCCCTTTCTGCATTACCGGCCCGACCCCTTGCCGGGCACGATTTTCGGTGGGCGCTTTCCGATCAGCCTGTGGCCCCGGCCGCTGATGTGGGCCTTCGAATGGCATGATCCGTCGCGCGACATCGTTTTGCGGCGGGGGGAGCCGTTGTTCTATGTCCAGTTCGAGGCGGACAATCCCGCCCGGCCGATCCAGTTGGTCGAGGCCGACATGACGCCGGAGGTCAGGGCCTATATCGATCACATATCGGGTGCGGTGAATTACGTCTCGCAGACCTTTTCACTGTTCAAGGCGGCAGAGGCGGCGCGGCCCGCGCGGCTGGTGGTTCCCAAGCGCGGGGGGTGACAGGCGCTTTTGCGGGGGAGGAGGCGTATCGCGACTTGCATGGGCGGCGCGCGCTCCCCACATCCATGACCGAGGCCCGTTGATCGCCATGCCGCAAGCTTGGGTGGGGATCGCAAGGGCGCTTGGACAAGGAGAAAGACCATGAACTTGGAGAAGTTCACCGATCGCGCGCGCGGCTTTTTGCAGGCTGCCCAGACGATCGCAAGCCGCGAGGATCACCAGAAACTCGCGCCCGAGCATTTGCTCAAGGCTCTTTTGGACGACGATCAGGGAATGGCCGCCGCGCTGATCAAGCGGGCAGGCGGTGCGCCCGAGCGTGTGCGCGAGGCGGTCGAGCT contains:
- a CDS encoding SPFH domain-containing protein, which codes for MDALTNEIFGGSLVVLLLALFIILCIFLAIRIVPQSEQHVVERFGRLKSVLGPGINFIVPFLDKVAHRVSILERQLPNASQDAITLDNVLLVVETSVFYRVLEPEKTVYRIRDVDAAIATTVAGIVRAEIGKMELDEVQSNRASLIARIKESVEGAVNDWGIEVTRAEILDVGLDQATRDAMLQQLNAERERRAAVTRAEGQKRAVELAADAELYAARQQAEARRVEADAEAYATGVVAEAIAKGGLEAVQYNVALEQVRAIAQVAKGQGSQTIIVPADAVDAFGKAFQMLKGRG
- the pyrF gene encoding orotidine-5'-phosphate decarboxylase, translated to MSRPLATPPADDRLIVALDVDNALQGLAMAERIGDAVSFYKIGLGMLTGGGLALANELKQEHGKRIFLDMKFFDIGATVEKAVRGIAAYDLDFLTVHGDPQVVAAAKQGASGKDLKILAVTILTSNDRADLDANLIVPGDMAEIVTTRATRAFEAGADGVIASPHEAAMIRALPQSAGRLIVTPGVRPSGSDKGDQKRIATPAAAIAAGADHIVVGRPVWQAEDPAAAARAILSELP
- a CDS encoding DNA polymerase IV, with the translated sequence MPSLCRDCLTQFDSARRCPACASPRLIAHPELWDLSIAHMDCDAFYASVEKRDNPDLRDKPVIIGGGRRGVVSTACYIARIKGVRSAMPMFQALKLCPEAVVVRGRMEVYAEVSRQIRAMMEDLTPAIEPLSLDEAFMDLTGTARLHGAPPAVLLARLVKRMQTELGITGSIGLSHNKFLAKLASDLDKPRGFSVIGRAETMDFLRDKPVRMIWGIGAAGQASLDKIGIRSFADLRRWDRADLQARFGAMGDRLWHLARGQDDRRVARDRAVKSISNETTFADDIADPDLLDGHIWRLSEKIADRAKAKGLAGRTITLKLKRADFRLLTRRFSLPDGTQIADRIYRNARALYDQTDHQHPYRLIGVGLSDLVPAATADREGDLLDPQAARRTAAERATDAIRKRFGDDAILKGRALR
- a CDS encoding NfeD family protein; translation: MWWAAWWVWGAAAVALAIGETLLPGFVLLGFALGAGVVAGLLALGLSVSLPGLLLVFAVVSLGSWLVLRRWAGVYRGQVKTFDRDINED